The Osmerus eperlanus chromosome 25, fOsmEpe2.1, whole genome shotgun sequence genome contains a region encoding:
- the hspb3 gene encoding heat shock protein beta-3, with protein MEAVTHWVSCPVRYQKHFEEGDLDDFVEDHHLFALPGPAVPDIKSEPLDRNRQRTAPVYQVLLDVSQFRPEDVLIQVFEGWLLVKAQHGARMDEHGFVSRSCIRQYPLPETLQRAGDLRAILCQDGILVVESKERVEVSQ; from the coding sequence ATGGAGGCCGTGACACACTGGGTGAGCTGTCCTGTGCGCTACCAGAAACATTTTGAAGAAGGTGACCTGGATGATTTCGTGGAGGACCACCACCTGTTCGCATTACCAGGCCCCGCTGTCCCGGACATTAAGTCAGAACCACTCGACCGCAACCGGCAGAGAACAGCGCCTGTTTACCAAGTGCTCCTTGACGTCTCACAGTTCAGACCCGAGGATGTTCTGATTCAGGTGTTTGAGGGCTGGCTGTTGGTCAAGGCCCAGCACGGAGCCAGAATGGATGAACATGGTTTTGTTTCTCGTAGTTGTATTCGACAGTATCCCCTTCCTGAGACGCTGCAGCGGGCGGGGGATTTGAGGGCCATTCTGTGTCAGGATGGGATCCTGGTGGTGGAGTCCAAAGAGCGGGTGGAGGTGTCCCAGTAA